A section of the Sedimentisphaera cyanobacteriorum genome encodes:
- a CDS encoding right-handed parallel beta-helix repeat-containing protein: MKFTKVLACIPIAFVLMVLYPAVLSAGELEPSSPPSSGTMKTLDEVEPRIPISGSDEPVSTFQIDGSGSYYLTGNRVCSGTGIYLGSGVGNVTIDLCGYTLSAEDGSTGTGILMQSCSNVAVLNGTITGFSLRGIAEFNRTGTGKGHKISGVTISGTGPGYPTFDALSLTGSEHLVENCIIRDNSNDGILIMGGGTVRNNTVVNNADKGIVAYNRNIVTGNRCCLNGDSGIVSYGASIIKDNVSCSNDEYGIHTNADGCRIEGNVVSSNQVYGIYASDNCCIKGNTANENGTGGIHGAQNCLFVDNVACSNTSYGIHCSGNGYIDSNAAVDNGISNIYTDSSSTVGTNHAP, encoded by the coding sequence ATGAAATTCACAAAAGTGTTAGCGTGCATTCCTATTGCCTTTGTTCTTATGGTGCTTTATCCGGCAGTTTTGTCCGCAGGCGAGCTGGAGCCGTCTTCCCCTCCCTCTTCAGGCACAATGAAAACCCTTGATGAGGTTGAGCCGAGAATCCCCATCTCGGGCTCTGATGAGCCTGTAAGCACATTTCAGATTGATGGTTCGGGCTCATACTACCTCACCGGCAATAGAGTATGTTCAGGCACAGGCATTTACCTCGGTTCAGGTGTGGGAAACGTTACGATAGACCTATGCGGATACACCCTCTCAGCGGAAGACGGCTCTACGGGTACTGGAATACTCATGCAGAGCTGCAGCAATGTTGCTGTCTTGAACGGAACGATTACAGGCTTCTCTCTACGCGGAATAGCAGAATTCAACAGGACCGGGACTGGGAAAGGGCATAAAATTTCCGGCGTAACTATTTCAGGAACGGGACCCGGCTATCCCACTTTTGATGCATTAAGCCTCACAGGCAGTGAGCATTTGGTCGAAAACTGCATAATCAGAGACAACAGCAACGATGGTATTCTGATTATGGGAGGCGGAACTGTACGAAATAATACAGTTGTTAACAACGCTGATAAAGGGATAGTTGCTTACAATAGGAATATTGTTACAGGCAACAGGTGCTGCTTAAACGGCGATTCAGGAATAGTGAGCTATGGGGCAAGCATAATCAAGGATAATGTTTCCTGCAGCAATGATGAATATGGAATTCATACAAATGCCGACGGATGCAGGATTGAGGGAAATGTTGTTTCATCAAACCAAGTTTACGGCATTTATGCTTCAGATAACTGCTGCATCAAGGGCAATACCGCTAATGAAAACGGAACCGGCGGAATCCACGGGGCTCAAAACTGCCTGTTTGTAGATAATGTTGCCTGCAGCAACACAAGCTACGGAATCCATTGTTCCGGCAATGGTTATATCGACAGCAACGCAGCCGTAGATAATGGCATTTCGAACATTTATACCGACAGCAGCAGTACAGTGGGAACGAATCATGCTCCGTAA
- a CDS encoding glycoside hydrolase family 53 protein, with protein MMTNKSAFLLSAVFFAALCLADEAAKDVFYYGADISALSKVESLGGEFKDSAGSPADAMELFAENGWNCARLRLFVNPNGKGAVVNDLEYTLKLAERAKKAGMDLLIDLHYSDTWADPGHQNKPEAWESLDFYRLREKVESYTAEVIKSFCDKGICPEMVQIGNEINPGFLWPEGRIKWKEEKSWLRFAHLIKAGIRGVRKASPEGKRIKTVIHTALGGNTAATKTFFDYMEKYRVDYDVIAQSCYPWWHGTLEEIGENLKFMAGRYDKQIIIAETAYPRKENFSKGKGSWTEERMAWPMTEEGQAQFLAQLVKTAKSTPDGKCIGIFYWYPESINVKGMHTWMNAAMAMFDKNGKALEALKTPLKHK; from the coding sequence ATGATGACAAACAAATCAGCATTTCTTTTGTCGGCTGTGTTTTTTGCAGCTCTCTGCCTTGCAGACGAGGCAGCTAAAGACGTTTTTTACTACGGCGCCGATATTTCCGCACTAAGCAAGGTGGAATCGCTTGGAGGTGAATTCAAAGACAGCGCGGGCAGCCCTGCTGATGCTATGGAGCTGTTCGCCGAAAACGGCTGGAACTGCGCAAGGCTGAGGCTCTTTGTAAATCCAAACGGCAAAGGAGCAGTTGTAAACGACCTTGAATACACTCTGAAACTCGCTGAAAGGGCAAAGAAAGCGGGGATGGATCTGCTGATAGACCTGCATTATTCTGACACATGGGCAGATCCCGGCCACCAGAATAAGCCCGAAGCTTGGGAATCTCTGGATTTTTACCGCCTCAGAGAGAAGGTTGAAAGCTATACAGCAGAGGTTATCAAAAGCTTCTGTGATAAAGGAATCTGCCCGGAGATGGTGCAAATCGGAAACGAGATTAACCCGGGCTTCCTTTGGCCGGAGGGCAGGATAAAGTGGAAGGAGGAAAAAAGCTGGCTTCGCTTTGCACATCTGATAAAGGCGGGAATACGAGGCGTCCGTAAGGCCTCGCCAGAGGGCAAAAGGATCAAAACCGTTATCCATACAGCCCTTGGCGGGAATACCGCCGCCACAAAAACCTTCTTTGATTATATGGAAAAATACAGAGTTGATTATGATGTTATCGCCCAAAGCTGCTACCCTTGGTGGCACGGGACGCTTGAAGAGATAGGGGAAAACCTGAAGTTTATGGCGGGCAGATACGATAAGCAAATCATAATCGCTGAAACCGCCTATCCCCGCAAAGAAAACTTCTCGAAGGGCAAGGGCAGCTGGACAGAAGAACGTATGGCTTGGCCAATGACAGAAGAAGGGCAGGCTCAATTCCTTGCCCAGCTTGTAAAAACCGCAAAATCCACCCCAGACGGCAAATGCATCGGCATATTCTACTGGTACCCCGAATCAATTAATGTAAAAGGTATGCATACATGGATGAACGCAGCGATGGCTATGTTCGATAAAAACGGCAAAGCCCTCGAAGCCCTCAAAACCCCGCTAAAACATAAATAA
- a CDS encoding bifunctional chorismate-binding protein/class IV aminotransferase, whose product MDDFTVITKLPGRLVKFSSPEEVINLSSANFSDALRFAQEYAENGGYVVSILNYQLGEYLVNQADGSNLGTLLFYKTCSKPAIRPCSDFAVTGIRLSQSRSDYCNALAEIKAELEAGRTYQVNYTTSVDFNFFGCPLAFFIHSLKTQPTAYNTIIKLQDRYIISATPELFFCAEGRSIYSRPMKGTCRLEQGEDFLRNDEKNVAENVMIVDLLRNDLNRICDNVHVPELLEVEEYKSLYQMTSKICGTLREKSFLKIIEALFPCGSITGAPKKSTMDIIRRVESSSRGLYTGSIGLNSKDRMLHAIAIRTVEIENGKARMGAGSGITVCSEPAEEYEETLLKTKFIEAGSEFRVFESILWDSKKREFARLNEHLERIMKSLGFFKIPCSREALRERLLSALGFSSDKRVRLSVNSRGKIAVESFPLIPWKQGWIGLRQVPSRPKAFTMHKTSRRLNLDLKNFTEHILHTSSGELLEGSISNLFLRFADRCITPPAESGLLPGVERAAFIRENNVLVRRLYLQDLLKADAIVFTNSVRGCIELKLPECIEKRSCVLQTPSQ is encoded by the coding sequence ATGGATGATTTTACTGTAATTACAAAACTCCCGGGAAGGCTGGTTAAATTCAGCTCGCCTGAAGAAGTGATAAATTTGAGCTCTGCCAATTTCTCAGATGCGCTTCGCTTTGCGCAGGAATATGCGGAAAATGGCGGGTATGTCGTTTCGATTTTGAATTACCAGCTCGGCGAATATCTGGTCAATCAGGCAGATGGCTCAAACCTCGGCACCCTGCTTTTCTACAAAACCTGCTCCAAGCCTGCGATAAGGCCCTGCAGTGATTTTGCAGTTACGGGGATTAGGCTTTCTCAATCACGAAGTGATTACTGCAATGCCCTTGCCGAGATTAAAGCCGAGCTCGAGGCAGGCAGAACTTATCAGGTGAATTACACTACGAGCGTGGATTTCAATTTTTTCGGCTGCCCTCTGGCATTCTTCATCCATTCTCTGAAAACCCAGCCCACTGCCTACAACACAATTATAAAACTTCAAGACAGGTATATCATCTCAGCAACTCCTGAGCTTTTCTTCTGCGCCGAGGGACGCAGTATATACTCAAGGCCGATGAAAGGCACTTGCCGCTTAGAGCAGGGCGAGGATTTTCTCAGGAATGATGAAAAAAATGTTGCTGAGAACGTGATGATCGTTGATCTGCTCCGCAACGACCTCAACAGGATATGCGATAATGTGCATGTGCCTGAGCTGCTTGAGGTGGAAGAGTATAAATCGCTGTATCAGATGACTTCCAAAATCTGCGGGACTCTGCGAGAGAAATCTTTCCTGAAAATAATCGAGGCGCTTTTCCCGTGCGGGTCTATTACCGGAGCCCCCAAGAAAAGCACGATGGATATTATCCGACGGGTTGAAAGCTCCTCAAGAGGTCTCTATACCGGCTCAATCGGCCTGAACAGCAAAGACCGTATGCTCCATGCAATCGCAATCCGAACCGTTGAGATAGAAAACGGAAAAGCACGCATGGGAGCGGGCAGCGGGATTACAGTGTGCTCCGAGCCGGCGGAGGAATATGAGGAAACGCTCCTGAAAACCAAATTCATCGAGGCTGGAAGCGAATTCAGAGTGTTTGAATCAATCCTATGGGACAGCAAAAAGAGGGAATTTGCACGCCTGAACGAGCATCTGGAAAGGATTATGAAATCTCTCGGCTTTTTTAAAATTCCCTGCAGCAGAGAAGCTCTCAGAGAAAGGCTGCTCTCAGCATTGGGCTTCTCGTCCGATAAACGCGTGCGGCTTTCAGTTAATTCGAGGGGGAAGATTGCCGTTGAGTCTTTCCCGTTAATCCCTTGGAAGCAGGGGTGGATTGGGCTTAGGCAAGTTCCAAGCAGGCCCAAGGCTTTCACTATGCACAAAACCTCCAGAAGGCTCAATCTCGATTTGAAAAACTTCACCGAGCACATACTCCACACCAGTTCCGGCGAACTGCTCGAGGGCTCTATTTCCAATCTCTTCCTGCGATTTGCAGACCGCTGCATTACCCCTCCCGCAGAGTCCGGGCTTCTTCCGGGCGTTGAAAGGGCTGCCTTCATCAGAGAGAATAATGTTCTTGTAAGAAGGCTTTACCTGCAAGACCTGCTCAAGGCCGATGCGATTGTGTTTACTAATTCAGTTCGCGGATGCATTGAGCTTAAGCTTCCCGAATGCATTGAAAAACGCTCTTGCGTTCTTCAAACTCCCAGCCAATAG
- a CDS encoding S49 family peptidase — translation MQSFNLETLMNEKLGINNITVKSGEKKDWPKMFDEVTQQQLDYIKSKMITPAYERFVTLVDEGREKLSREQVLKLADGSIYYSDEAVNNGLIDGVSYLESLRDKIAEDEGLEDPEIFGFKQTFSLEYLFRNAAADTGFFPNAEQTLQKINTPELMYLWKLDN, via the coding sequence ATGCAGTCTTTCAATCTCGAAACCCTTATGAATGAGAAACTGGGGATAAACAATATCACAGTAAAATCAGGCGAAAAGAAAGACTGGCCTAAGATGTTCGACGAGGTAACCCAGCAGCAGCTTGATTATATAAAAAGCAAGATGATAACCCCCGCCTATGAGCGTTTTGTTACTCTTGTGGATGAAGGGCGCGAGAAGCTCTCCAGAGAACAGGTGCTCAAGCTTGCAGACGGCAGCATATATTACAGCGACGAGGCGGTAAATAACGGCTTGATTGACGGGGTAAGCTATCTTGAAAGCCTGAGAGATAAGATTGCAGAAGATGAAGGACTTGAAGACCCCGAAATTTTCGGGTTTAAGCAAACCTTCAGTTTGGAATATCTCTTTCGCAATGCCGCAGCGGATACGGGATTTTTCCCAAATGCTGAGCAGACTCTCCAGAAAATCAACACCCCTGAACTTATGTATCTTTGGAAGCTTGATAATTAA
- a CDS encoding S49 family peptidase, translated as MDEDYKNQNSDENAPFEKEDDQEQNQDYQNNERLELSGEPEGYNTEEPAREVKQEQPAKEAAQQSKKGDKKAGKKPEKEPKKKKGFWCRLWSAMKFIYMVITVPYFIMVVLFIVAFLAAVFSHDEFIDIEEGSRLARGGFNETVIMEGSRDNRIALIDVQNLITFETSQKFRSQIKKAQKDDSVAALIVRVTSPGGSVSASDQIHHYIESFQKDTGIPVYSFMSGVAASGGYYVSAACDEIYAEPTTITGSIGVISRP; from the coding sequence ATGGATGAAGACTATAAAAATCAAAATAGCGATGAGAACGCACCTTTTGAAAAAGAGGATGACCAGGAGCAGAATCAGGATTATCAAAACAATGAAAGATTAGAGCTCTCCGGTGAGCCTGAAGGATATAATACTGAAGAGCCTGCGCGTGAAGTGAAGCAGGAACAGCCCGCTAAAGAGGCTGCGCAGCAGAGCAAGAAGGGCGATAAAAAGGCCGGCAAGAAACCAGAGAAAGAGCCGAAAAAGAAAAAGGGGTTCTGGTGCAGGCTGTGGTCTGCGATGAAATTTATCTATATGGTGATTACAGTACCGTATTTTATTATGGTAGTGCTGTTTATTGTGGCATTCCTTGCTGCTGTGTTCAGCCACGATGAATTTATAGATATTGAAGAGGGCTCGAGATTAGCAAGAGGCGGCTTCAATGAAACCGTAATTATGGAAGGCAGCAGAGATAACAGAATCGCACTTATAGACGTGCAGAATCTAATAACTTTTGAGACCAGCCAAAAATTCAGGAGCCAAATCAAAAAAGCTCAGAAGGATGACTCCGTTGCAGCTTTGATTGTTCGTGTAACATCTCCGGGCGGTTCTGTATCTGCGAGCGACCAGATCCACCATTACATTGAAAGCTTCCAAAAAGACACCGGCATTCCCGTATATTCTTTTATGTCCGGTGTTGCGGCCTCAGGCGGATATTATGTTTCCGCTGCCTGTGATGAGATTTATGCCGAGCCCACCACAATCACCGGGTCTATAGGTGTAATTAGTCGCCCCTGA
- a CDS encoding DUF6485 family protein has translation MECKKQDNMKNCNCTYEPCPRKGVCCDCIQYHLRMKQLPACCFPDDVEKTYDRSFKAFAKAWNL, from the coding sequence ATGGAATGCAAAAAACAAGATAATATGAAAAACTGCAACTGCACCTACGAACCGTGCCCGAGAAAAGGTGTATGCTGCGATTGTATTCAGTACCACCTGCGTATGAAACAGCTTCCAGCCTGCTGTTTTCCTGATGATGTGGAGAAAACATACGACAGAAGCTTCAAGGCCTTCGCAAAGGCTTGGAACCTCTAA
- the smpB gene encoding SsrA-binding protein SmpB, translating to MAKEEKKSSWPRIKNKKAFHDYEILDKIEAGLELKGSEVKSLRTGSADLNAAYGRIYNNECFLIGCKIEPYKEATYNNHDPERKRKLLLHKAQIKRLHTKLEQKGYSLIPLAIYFNKRGTAKLELALARGKKKHDKRAAIKEKDLKRDMQRYSKY from the coding sequence ATGGCAAAAGAAGAAAAGAAATCCAGCTGGCCAAGGATAAAAAACAAAAAAGCGTTTCACGATTACGAGATTCTTGATAAAATCGAGGCGGGCCTGGAATTAAAGGGCAGTGAGGTGAAATCGCTCAGAACGGGAAGCGCTGATTTAAACGCTGCTTATGGAAGAATTTACAATAATGAATGCTTTCTCATAGGCTGCAAGATTGAGCCATATAAAGAAGCCACGTATAACAATCACGACCCCGAGAGAAAGCGAAAGCTTCTTCTGCACAAGGCTCAGATTAAGCGTTTGCATACAAAGCTTGAACAAAAGGGCTATTCGCTGATTCCGCTTGCGATTTATTTCAACAAGCGGGGAACAGCAAAGCTTGAGCTCGCCCTTGCAAGGGGCAAGAAAAAGCACGATAAACGCGCTGCTATCAAAGAAAAAGATCTCAAACGGGATATGCAGCGTTATTCGAAATACTGA
- the ilvC gene encoding ketol-acid reductoisomerase: MMAKVLYEQDAPIDALKSGKVAVIGYGSQGHAHSQNLRDSGVEVAVAEVQGSDNYKLAQQHGFEPKDIAGAMKGADLIIMTLPDEITAKIFTENIKPNLEPGQTIGVCHGFNINFGLIDVPEENNVVMIAPKGPGHLVRSEFVKGGGVPCLVAVEQDKTGKGREVALAWGNGIGGARAGILETTIKEETETDLFGEQVVLCGGLTSLIKAGFETLVEAGYQPEIAYFECMHEVKLIVDLMYEGGINYMRYSISNTAQWGDMISGPRIITDETKKEMKKILGEIQSGEFAKEWINEYNNGLKRFKALYQADHDCQLEEVGRKLRKMMSWIDSKEV; the protein is encoded by the coding sequence ATAATGGCAAAAGTATTGTATGAACAAGATGCACCTATTGATGCCCTCAAATCGGGCAAGGTGGCAGTTATTGGCTACGGCAGCCAGGGACACGCACACTCGCAAAACCTTCGGGACAGCGGAGTTGAGGTGGCAGTGGCAGAGGTTCAAGGCTCTGATAATTATAAGCTTGCCCAGCAGCACGGTTTCGAGCCCAAAGACATCGCGGGAGCCATGAAAGGCGCAGACCTTATCATTATGACTCTTCCCGATGAGATTACAGCGAAGATATTCACCGAAAACATCAAGCCTAATCTCGAGCCCGGCCAGACAATCGGCGTATGCCACGGATTCAACATCAACTTCGGGCTTATCGATGTGCCTGAAGAGAACAATGTGGTTATGATAGCCCCTAAGGGCCCTGGTCATCTTGTAAGGAGCGAATTCGTTAAAGGCGGCGGCGTACCGTGTCTTGTAGCTGTAGAGCAGGATAAAACCGGCAAGGGAAGAGAAGTAGCTCTTGCATGGGGCAACGGTATAGGCGGCGCCCGCGCCGGCATACTGGAGACCACCATCAAAGAGGAAACAGAAACAGATCTCTTCGGCGAGCAGGTAGTACTTTGCGGCGGACTAACATCGCTGATAAAAGCAGGCTTTGAAACTCTCGTTGAAGCAGGATATCAGCCTGAAATCGCATACTTCGAATGTATGCACGAGGTCAAGCTCATTGTCGATCTTATGTATGAGGGCGGAATCAACTATATGAGATACAGCATATCCAACACTGCTCAGTGGGGCGATATGATCTCCGGCCCGAGAATCATCACAGACGAGACCAAGAAAGAAATGAAGAAAATTCTTGGAGAAATTCAGTCTGGAGAGTTTGCAAAAGAATGGATAAATGAGTACAATAACGGTCTGAAGAGATTCAAGGCTCTATATCAAGCCGATCATGACTGCCAGCTGGAAGAAGTAGGCAGAAAACTGCGTAAGATGATGAGCTGGATCGATTCTAAAGAAGTTTGA
- the ilvN gene encoding acetolactate synthase small subunit yields the protein MKHVISALVQNKPGVLAHVAGMFAARAFNIDSLAVGRTDDPNLSRMTIVVVGGSEVLEQVRKQLGKIVSVVKIQDFAGRDVVARDLMLINIHCRAEKRAEIQALVSMFEGKVVDIGPKNVMVEISGPESKMEAFIDACRHYGIKATARTGTIAMPRYRKGDKS from the coding sequence TTGAAGCATGTAATAAGCGCTCTGGTTCAGAATAAGCCTGGTGTACTGGCACACGTTGCCGGTATGTTCGCTGCAAGGGCCTTCAACATTGATTCCCTCGCAGTTGGAAGAACAGACGACCCGAACCTCAGCAGAATGACTATAGTTGTAGTAGGCGGAAGCGAAGTTCTCGAGCAGGTTAGAAAGCAGCTCGGAAAGATTGTTTCTGTCGTGAAAATTCAGGATTTTGCCGGAAGAGATGTCGTGGCAAGAGACCTTATGCTAATTAATATTCACTGCCGAGCGGAGAAAAGGGCAGAAATTCAGGCTCTTGTTTCTATGTTTGAGGGCAAAGTGGTTGATATCGGGCCGAAAAACGTTATGGTTGAAATTTCAGGCCCTGAGAGTAAAATGGAAGCTTTTATAGATGCCTGCCGGCATTACGGCATAAAAGCTACTGCCAGAACGGGTACTATCGCTATGCCCAGATACCGCAAAGGTGATAAAAGTTAG
- the ilvB gene encoding biosynthetic-type acetolactate synthase large subunit, translated as MKNSSNAPQMQGAQIIVEILKEQGVDTMFGYLGGVVLPIFDKLYDTDIRFITPRHEQGGAHMADAYARCTGKTGVCIATSGPGATNLTTGIANAMMDSVPMVALTGQVRTELIGGDAFQEVDTTGITRPITKHNIIVKDVNNLAEELRQAFYIASTGRPGPVLVDIPVDVSVGTGRLNPPSEIDMPGYKPRVEGHKKQIEAAADAINKSERPVLYVGGGVIISNSSREITALAEKANIPVTTTLMGMGAFDQNSPLSIDMLGMHGAAYANMAVQNSDLLIAVGSRFDDRVTGQLKRFCPNAKILHVDIDPASISKNVQVHVPVVGDAKLVLPEITELLEHKPRESWFAQISEWKKAHPFTYDKNASNIKPQYVIEELWNQTKGEATITTGVGQHQMWAAQFYKYKYPRQFITSGGLGTMGFGLPSAIGAQVARPESTVIDIDGDSSFNMTLTELSTAVMYNLPVKAVVLNNGYMGMVRQWQELFYQRRYSHSHLLNPNFAEVAKALGAGGISIERKDEVPGAVEKMLSYDGPCVLDCRIEAEENVWPMVSPGKALDEMAGLEIFEKMP; from the coding sequence ATGAAAAATTCTTCTAATGCACCTCAGATGCAGGGTGCTCAGATTATTGTTGAAATCCTCAAGGAGCAGGGCGTAGATACTATGTTCGGCTATCTTGGCGGTGTCGTCCTTCCTATATTTGATAAGCTTTACGATACTGATATAAGGTTTATCACGCCGCGCCACGAACAGGGCGGGGCTCATATGGCAGATGCCTATGCCCGCTGCACGGGAAAAACAGGAGTCTGCATTGCAACATCCGGCCCTGGAGCTACAAACCTAACCACTGGAATAGCGAATGCTATGATGGATTCTGTCCCGATGGTTGCCCTTACCGGACAGGTTCGTACCGAGCTGATCGGCGGGGATGCGTTTCAGGAAGTGGACACCACAGGCATAACACGTCCCATCACAAAGCACAATATAATTGTAAAGGATGTAAACAATCTGGCTGAAGAGCTCAGGCAGGCCTTCTATATCGCCTCAACAGGAAGGCCAGGGCCGGTGCTGGTTGATATTCCGGTAGATGTATCAGTGGGTACTGGAAGGCTCAATCCTCCCTCTGAGATTGATATGCCCGGCTACAAGCCGCGGGTTGAAGGACACAAAAAGCAAATCGAAGCAGCAGCTGATGCAATAAACAAGAGCGAAAGGCCGGTGCTTTATGTTGGGGGCGGTGTAATCATCTCTAATTCCTCCCGAGAGATTACGGCTCTGGCCGAGAAGGCCAATATCCCCGTTACAACCACATTGATGGGCATGGGAGCTTTCGACCAGAACAGCCCGCTTTCGATAGATATGCTCGGTATGCACGGAGCGGCTTACGCAAATATGGCAGTTCAGAATTCGGATCTGCTCATCGCTGTAGGCTCTCGCTTCGACGACAGAGTTACCGGTCAGCTAAAGCGGTTCTGCCCGAACGCAAAGATCCTTCATGTAGATATAGATCCTGCAAGCATATCCAAAAACGTTCAGGTTCACGTACCTGTGGTAGGCGATGCGAAGCTGGTTCTCCCTGAGATAACAGAGCTGCTTGAACACAAGCCTCGTGAGTCGTGGTTCGCCCAGATAAGCGAATGGAAGAAGGCGCATCCTTTCACCTACGACAAAAACGCCTCAAACATAAAGCCTCAGTATGTTATCGAAGAGCTGTGGAATCAGACCAAGGGAGAGGCCACAATCACAACAGGCGTAGGCCAGCATCAGATGTGGGCAGCTCAGTTTTACAAATACAAGTACCCCCGTCAGTTCATCACCAGCGGCGGGCTCGGAACTATGGGCTTCGGACTGCCTTCGGCAATCGGCGCTCAGGTTGCAAGGCCGGAAAGCACAGTGATAGATATCGACGGCGACAGCAGCTTCAATATGACATTGACCGAGCTTTCAACCGCTGTAATGTACAATCTGCCCGTCAAAGCAGTTGTCCTAAACAACGGATATATGGGGATGGTCAGGCAGTGGCAGGAGCTTTTCTATCAGAGAAGATATTCACACAGCCACCTCTTGAATCCTAACTTTGCGGAAGTGGCAAAGGCGCTCGGAGCAGGCGGAATAAGCATCGAGAGAAAAGATGAAGTTCCCGGAGCTGTAGAAAAGATGCTTTCCTACGACGGCCCGTGCGTGCTGGACTGCCGCATAGAGGCAGAGGAAAATGTGTGGCCTATGGTTTCACCGGGCAAAGCGCTCGATGAAATGGCCGGCCTGGAAATCTTTGAAAAAATGCCTTAA
- a CDS encoding class I fructose-bisphosphate aldolase: MSNNLESILGSEAKGLLEHQCKTIDNQMLHLPGPDFVDRVVSQTDRGPRVLRNLQNVFEHGRLGGTGYLSILPVDQGIEHTAGASFAPNPIYFDPENIVKLAIEAGCNAVASTFGVLGAVSRKYAHKIPFIVKINHNELLTYPNTFDQRLFASVEQSYNLGAAGIGATIYFGSEESNRQIEEIANAFEIAHSLGMFTVLWCYLRNNDFKTGGKDYHTSADMTSQANHLGVTIEADLIKQKQPTLNGGFKDIGFSKTSDLVYNKLTSDNPIDLTRYQVANCYMGRGGLINSGGPSGENDLQQVVKSAVINKRAGGMGLISGRKTFQKPMDEGVKIFHAIQDVYLDDNVTIA, from the coding sequence ATGAGTAATAATCTGGAATCAATTCTCGGAAGTGAGGCCAAGGGGCTTCTGGAACACCAATGCAAAACTATTGATAACCAAATGCTCCATCTGCCCGGCCCTGATTTTGTTGACAGGGTTGTCTCGCAGACCGACCGCGGGCCTCGTGTGCTGAGGAATCTGCAAAACGTTTTCGAGCACGGACGCCTCGGCGGGACGGGATACCTTTCGATACTCCCCGTTGACCAAGGAATCGAGCATACTGCGGGGGCATCTTTCGCTCCGAATCCGATTTACTTCGACCCTGAGAATATCGTTAAGCTTGCGATTGAGGCAGGCTGCAATGCAGTAGCGTCCACATTCGGCGTGCTTGGAGCGGTTTCGAGGAAATACGCCCACAAGATTCCGTTTATCGTAAAGATAAACCACAATGAACTGCTCACCTATCCAAACACGTTCGACCAGAGGCTCTTTGCAAGCGTAGAACAGTCTTACAATCTCGGAGCTGCGGGCATAGGAGCTACAATATACTTCGGTTCAGAGGAATCAAACAGGCAGATTGAGGAGATAGCAAACGCATTTGAAATCGCCCACAGCCTTGGAATGTTTACTGTGCTTTGGTGTTATTTGCGGAACAACGACTTCAAGACCGGCGGGAAAGACTACCATACCTCCGCTGATATGACCAGCCAAGCAAACCACCTCGGTGTTACAATCGAGGCCGATCTGATCAAGCAGAAACAGCCCACGCTCAACGGCGGGTTTAAGGATATCGGATTCTCCAAAACCAGCGATCTGGTTTACAACAAACTCACAAGCGATAACCCGATAGACCTAACGAGATATCAGGTTGCCAACTGCTATATGGGAAGAGGAGGCCTAATAAACTCCGGCGGGCCTTCAGGCGAAAACGACCTCCAGCAGGTGGTTAAAAGCGCAGTTATAAATAAACGTGCCGGCGGAATGGGGCTTATCAGCGGAAGGAAAACCTTCCAGAAGCCGATGGATGAAGGAGTTAAGATATTCCACGCAATCCAGGATGTTTATCTGGATGATAACGTTACTATCGCTTAG
- a CDS encoding flavodoxin family protein, whose translation MAKALVIYYSRSGNTKRMAELISDSISESSLESECKAVADVTVEELAEADAVILGSPTYYGQMAGEMKKLLDETVKRHGRFDGKVGGAFTSAVNVGGGNETTLMGILSCLLVHGFVIQGDPQGDHYGPVSLSKPNERVEKQCKRFGKRIAELTLKIAE comes from the coding sequence ATGGCTAAAGCACTTGTTATATACTACTCACGCAGCGGAAATACCAAACGTATGGCCGAGCTGATCTCTGATTCGATCAGTGAGAGCAGTCTCGAATCTGAATGCAAGGCTGTAGCAGATGTAACTGTGGAAGAGCTGGCAGAAGCTGATGCTGTGATTCTCGGGTCGCCAACATACTACGGACAGATGGCAGGCGAAATGAAGAAGCTCCTCGATGAGACTGTAAAAAGGCATGGCCGGTTCGACGGAAAAGTCGGAGGTGCGTTTACAAGTGCTGTGAATGTGGGCGGGGGAAATGAAACCACGCTTATGGGCATACTCAGCTGCCTTCTTGTGCACGGGTTTGTAATTCAGGGCGACCCTCAGGGCGACCATTACGGCCCCGTATCGCTTTCAAAGCCGAATGAAAGAGTAGAGAAGCAGTGCAAAAGATTTGGAAAGCGTATCGCAGAGCTTACGCTCAAAATTGCGGAATAA